In Nitrososphaerota archaeon, one DNA window encodes the following:
- a CDS encoding alkaline phosphatase family protein, whose product MPGAGLRRVLSVSLVLSLLALQAAAGALPVGATGGGTSTPIKHVVTVMMENHSFDNIFGLYPTMNSSDPGPLASSLQAPEDVLGAPPAMARALSQVPNGTYSTVDPNEGVYRQDFNGGKMNGFAAYGSQSMTYFGPAQLAVEWDWAEEYAVAGSYFSSCLCKTDPNRLYSLAGYGAGLTGDSGPPPYIPASQSIFAELASHGVSWGYYVLNPSAGDFPLGYFSGFGAYSSQVRSWSAFDAALAGGTLPSVSWVMPVGGGAGSGVYDQHPSGNVTAGEGWLLGVVDRVMASPYWNSTAIFVTYDEGGGYYDQVPPPVVDGVQLGFRVPMFVISPYAKENYVSDTVMNHASLLAFVDYNWRLPALNPFVAASGLPLDMFDFNQSYPGGGVLRAPVVLQNGSSYPAPLQIPLAALPYQREGSYGGTLASLGAPDYVGSNSTVTPFYETLLFAGAALAAAALVLALGYLRAFRGRRGPARGAPSGTPPPRRARGRGTRLIPAARGRAHLGTLQQGPLRQGGQVA is encoded by the coding sequence GTGCCGGGGGCTGGGCTGCGCAGGGTCCTTTCGGTCTCCCTGGTGCTGTCGCTGCTCGCCCTCCAGGCCGCGGCGGGGGCGCTCCCCGTCGGCGCGACCGGGGGAGGGACTTCCACGCCGATCAAGCACGTGGTGACCGTGATGATGGAGAACCACAGCTTCGACAACATATTCGGGCTCTACCCGACCATGAACAGCTCCGACCCGGGCCCCCTGGCCTCTTCCCTGCAGGCCCCCGAGGACGTCCTGGGCGCGCCCCCGGCCATGGCCAGGGCCCTGTCCCAGGTCCCCAACGGGACCTACTCCACGGTGGACCCCAACGAGGGGGTGTACCGGCAGGACTTCAACGGCGGGAAGATGAACGGCTTCGCCGCCTACGGGAGCCAGTCGATGACGTACTTCGGCCCGGCCCAGCTGGCGGTGGAGTGGGACTGGGCGGAGGAGTACGCCGTGGCCGGGAGCTACTTCTCGAGCTGCCTCTGCAAGACGGACCCGAACCGCCTCTACTCCCTGGCGGGGTACGGGGCCGGTCTGACCGGGGACAGCGGCCCTCCGCCATACATCCCCGCCAGCCAGTCCATCTTCGCCGAGCTGGCCAGCCACGGGGTGAGCTGGGGATACTACGTGCTCAACCCCTCGGCGGGGGACTTCCCGCTCGGCTACTTCAGCGGCTTCGGGGCCTATTCCTCGCAGGTCCGCTCCTGGTCTGCCTTCGACGCGGCCCTGGCCGGGGGGACCCTCCCCTCGGTGTCCTGGGTGATGCCCGTGGGAGGGGGGGCCGGGTCCGGGGTCTACGACCAGCACCCCTCGGGGAACGTCACGGCCGGGGAGGGGTGGCTCCTGGGGGTGGTCGACCGGGTGATGGCGAGCCCCTACTGGAACTCCACCGCGATCTTCGTCACCTACGACGAGGGGGGCGGGTACTACGACCAGGTCCCGCCGCCGGTGGTCGACGGGGTCCAGCTGGGCTTCCGTGTCCCCATGTTCGTCATCTCCCCCTACGCCAAGGAGAACTACGTCTCTGACACGGTGATGAACCACGCGTCCCTCCTGGCCTTCGTGGACTACAACTGGCGCCTCCCGGCCCTGAACCCGTTCGTCGCCGCCTCGGGGCTCCCGCTGGACATGTTCGACTTCAACCAGAGCTACCCCGGGGGCGGGGTCCTCAGGGCGCCGGTGGTCCTGCAGAACGGCAGCTCCTACCCGGCCCCCCTCCAGATACCCCTGGCCGCCCTCCCCTACCAGCGCGAGGGGTCCTACGGCGGGACGCTCGCGTCCCTGGGGGCGCCGGACTACGTCGGCTCCAACTCGACAGTGACGCCTTTCTACGAGACCCTGCTCTTCGCGGGGGCGGCGCTGGCGGCCGCCGCCCTTGTCCTGGCCCTGGGCTACCTCCGCGCGTTCAGGGGGCGCAGGGGTCCGGCCCGTGGAGCACCTTCAGGGACCCCCCCTCCCCGGAGAGCCCGAGGGCGGGGAACGCGTCTTATCCCGGCGGCCCGCGGGCGCGCCCATCTTGGAACTCTGCAACAAGGGCCACTTCGACAAGGAGGGCAAGTGGCATAA